In Edaphobacter paludis, a single window of DNA contains:
- a CDS encoding DUF1801 domain-containing protein, with protein MKGPSVESASAFIDEKIKELGDWRGKTLARVREIIHKADPEIVEEWKWMGTPVFSHGGIVCTGETYKNVVKITFAKGAALEDPSGLFNSSLDGNVRRAIDIHEGEKIDEAALKELIRAAVALNLKAKSKPKSPRASGKQAE; from the coding sequence ATGAAAGGACCGTCCGTGGAATCTGCCTCTGCATTCATCGACGAGAAGATTAAGGAACTTGGAGACTGGCGGGGGAAGACGCTCGCGAGGGTGCGCGAGATCATACACAAGGCCGACCCTGAGATCGTCGAAGAGTGGAAGTGGATGGGCACTCCCGTCTTTTCGCACGGCGGCATCGTCTGCACCGGAGAGACGTACAAGAACGTCGTCAAGATAACATTTGCCAAGGGAGCTGCGCTGGAGGACCCTTCCGGTCTATTCAACTCCAGCCTCGACGGGAATGTGAGGCGCGCCATCGACATCCACGAAGGGGAGAAGATCGATGAGGCGGCCTTGAAGGAACTCATTCGCGCGGCAGTGGCGCTCAATCTCAAGGCCAAGAGCAAACCGAAGTCTCCACGAGCGAGCGGCAAGCAGGCTGAATAG
- a CDS encoding DoxX family protein — MSRKAKNIAYWITTALVAFFIGSGGVAQVARVQGTVDGFVHILGYPLYFVTILGVWKVLGAIAILVPRFPRLKEWAYAGIFFDLTGAAASSASVGIYGAYGFHILAPLIIAGLTVASWALRPQSRTIGVLFPVTSDRPV, encoded by the coding sequence ATGAGCAGGAAGGCAAAAAACATTGCTTATTGGATTACGACCGCACTCGTAGCGTTTTTTATCGGAAGCGGGGGCGTCGCGCAGGTAGCCCGTGTGCAGGGCACTGTCGATGGATTTGTGCACATCCTCGGCTACCCGCTGTACTTTGTGACCATACTGGGCGTCTGGAAGGTGCTTGGAGCGATTGCCATCCTGGTGCCGCGTTTTCCACGGCTCAAGGAATGGGCGTATGCCGGCATCTTCTTTGACCTGACCGGCGCGGCCGCCTCCTCCGCTTCGGTCGGCATTTACGGCGCTTACGGCTTTCACATCCTCGCGCCGCTTATCATTGCTGGTCTTACTGTGGCGTCTTGGGCGCTGCGACCCCAAAGCCGGACCATCGGCGTCCTCTTTCCTGTGACAAGCGACCGGCCGGTATAA